TCCACCGGCACCTTTGTTGCCGCACCCCGGGCCGCCGCCGCGCCTCCGGGAAGCCCTCGGGGGGACCGAGGCCGTGGACCCGCAGATGGCATCCTTTGTGCTGTGGGAGGGGCGCTACACCCACCCACCACGGTGCGTAGGGAGCGGATGGCGACCAAAGTCGCGGCCGACCGACTGGGCGATCTCCTGGTCCAGGAAGGCCTCATCACCAACGAGCAGCTGAGCGAGGCCGTACGGGAGGCCCGGGCGGGGAAGACCCGCGTCGGCTTCCAGTTGGTCAAGCTCGGCTTTGTGGAGGAGCTCGCCCTCACCCGCGTCCTGGCCAAGCAGCACCGCGTTCCCGCCGTCGACCTCAGCAAGATCGAGCTCGACGAGAAGGTCCTCCGGGTCATCCCCTCCGACATCGCCGTCAAGCACCTCGTGCTGCCGCTCCGCCGCGTGGGGCGCCGGCTCACGGTCGCGATGGTCGATCCCTCGGACCTGGGCGCCATCGACGACCTGAAGTTCATCACCCGCTCCGAGATCGAGCCGGTGATCGTCGGGGAGTTCACCCTGCGGGGGATCCTCGAGCGCTACTACGAAGCCGCCGACGACCAGATGGTCACCCTCCTCTCGGACTTCATCGACGAAGACGAGCTGGAGTTCGTGGAGGACGGGGAGGACGACGAGGTCTCCGTCGCGGCCCTCCAGGCCCAGGTCGAGCAGGCCCCCGTCGTGAAGTTCATCAACGGCCTCCTGACGGACGCCGTGATGAAGGGGGTATCCGACATCCACATCGAGCCGTACGAGAAGGAGATCCGGGTCCGCTACCGGATCGACGGCTCGCTCCAGGAGGTCATGAAGCCGCCGATGAAGATGAAGGCGGCGCTGACCTCCCGCATCAAGATCCTCTCCGACCTCAACATCGCGGAGCGCCGCGTGCCGCAGGACGGCCGCATCAAGCTCCGCATGAAGAACAAGGTCGTCGACTTCCGCGTGTCCACGTTGCCGGTGATCTTCGGCGAGAAGATCGTGCTGCGTATCCTGGACAAGGGGAACCTGACCTTCGACCTGTCGAAGTTCGGGTTCGAGCCCAAGGCGGAACGGGACTTCATGACCGCCATCGCCAACCCGTACGGGATGGTGCTGGTGACCGGGCCTACGGGCTCCGGGAAGACCACCACGCTCTACTCGGCGCTCTCCAAGGTGAGCACCGAGGAAGTCAACATCATGACGGCCGAGGACCCGGTCGAGTACAACCTCCACGGGATCAACCAGGTCCAGGTCCGCTCGGAGATTGGGCTCGATTTCGCGGCGGCCCTGAAGGCCTTCCTCCGTCAGGACCCCAACATCATCATGGTCGGTGAGATCCGCGACCTGGAGACCGGCGGGATCGCCATCAAGGCGGCGCTCACAGGCCATCTGGTGCTGTCCACCCTCCACACCAACGACGCGCCGTCCACGGTCACCCGCCTCATCGACATGGGGCTCGAGCCCTTCAACGTGGCGGCGGCGCTCAACCTGGTGACGGCCCAGCGGCTGGTCCGCCGGATCTGCAGCAAGTGCAAGGTGGAGGCGACCTATACCGAGGACGAGCTGCGGGCCGCGCAGCTGCCCGACGACTTCATCCAACGCGTCACCCTGTACAAGGGCGAAGGCTGCGACGAATGTGGGGGGAGCGGGTACCGGGGTCGGCAGGGCCTCTACGAGGTCATGGCCGTCACGTCGGCCGTTCGCAAGTTGATCATGCAGGCCGTGGGGACCGACGAGCTGCGCGAGGCTGCGGTGTCGGAGGGCATGCTCACGCTCCGCATGGATGGCCTGAAGAAGCTCGAGCGCGGCGTCACCACGCTCGACGAGATCGTCAAAGAGACCGCAGCGGCGAACTGACGTCGCATCATCCGTCCACCGACGCCACCGAGATCATGGAATCGACCGCGCCGATGCCCCAGGGTGCTCCCCCGCCGAGGAACGACCTCAGCCTGCGGATCCTCCTGGAGGAGTTGATCCGTCGCAAGGGCTCCGACCTGCACATCACCGTCGGAGAGCGGCCGATGATCCGGGTGGACGGCGCGCTCGTCCGCTCCTCCGTCGACCACGTCCTGACGCCCAAGGACACCCTGCAGCTCGCCTACTCGATCCTCACGGAAGCCCAGAAGAAGCGCTTCGAGACCGAAGACGAGTTGGACTTCTCCTTCGGCGTCCAGAACCTGTCGCGCTTCCGCGGCAACTGCTACAAGCAGCGCGGGTGTGTGGCGCTCGCGATCCGGCAGATCCCGTACGAGATCCATTCGCTGGAGAAGCTGGGTCTGCCCGGCGTGGCCAACAAGTTCGCGGAGAAGCCGCGTGGCCTGGTGCTGGTGACGGGGCCCACGGGCTCCGGCAAGTCCACGACCCTCGCCGCGATGCTCGACAAGATCAACCGCGAGCGGAAGGGCCACATCATCACCATCGAGGATCCGATCGAGTTCATCCACCGCCACCAGAACTGCGTGGTGAACCAGCGTGAGGTCGGCACCGACACCCAGAGCTTCGCGGCGGGCCTCAAGTACGCGCTGCGCCAGGATCCCG
Above is a window of Gemmatimonadota bacterium DNA encoding:
- the pilB gene encoding type IV-A pilus assembly ATPase PilB; this encodes MATKVAADRLGDLLVQEGLITNEQLSEAVREARAGKTRVGFQLVKLGFVEELALTRVLAKQHRVPAVDLSKIELDEKVLRVIPSDIAVKHLVLPLRRVGRRLTVAMVDPSDLGAIDDLKFITRSEIEPVIVGEFTLRGILERYYEAADDQMVTLLSDFIDEDELEFVEDGEDDEVSVAALQAQVEQAPVVKFINGLLTDAVMKGVSDIHIEPYEKEIRVRYRIDGSLQEVMKPPMKMKAALTSRIKILSDLNIAERRVPQDGRIKLRMKNKVVDFRVSTLPVIFGEKIVLRILDKGNLTFDLSKFGFEPKAERDFMTAIANPYGMVLVTGPTGSGKTTTLYSALSKVSTEEVNIMTAEDPVEYNLHGINQVQVRSEIGLDFAAALKAFLRQDPNIIMVGEIRDLETGGIAIKAALTGHLVLSTLHTNDAPSTVTRLIDMGLEPFNVAAALNLVTAQRLVRRICSKCKVEATYTEDELRAAQLPDDFIQRVTLYKGEGCDECGGSGYRGRQGLYEVMAVTSAVRKLIMQAVGTDELREAAVSEGMLTLRMDGLKKLERGVTTLDEIVKETAAAN
- a CDS encoding type IV pilus twitching motility protein PilT produces the protein MESTAPMPQGAPPPRNDLSLRILLEELIRRKGSDLHITVGERPMIRVDGALVRSSVDHVLTPKDTLQLAYSILTEAQKKRFETEDELDFSFGVQNLSRFRGNCYKQRGCVALAIRQIPYEIHSLEKLGLPGVANKFAEKPRGLVLVTGPTGSGKSTTLAAMLDKINRERKGHIITIEDPIEFIHRHQNCVVNQREVGTDTQSFAAGLKYALRQDPDVILIGEMRDLETISAALTIAETGHLVLATLHTNSAAESINRIIDAFPGHQQPQIRAQLAFVLEGVVTQTLLPRARGTGRVIATEVMVCTPAVRACIRDEKVHQIYSLLQAGKKHGMQTMNDALAYLYMKGDASLDEILKRSPDPNELLRAVGEPVPSGLD